One window of Phycisphaeraceae bacterium genomic DNA carries:
- a CDS encoding NAD-dependent epimerase/dehydratase family protein has translation MGQGKLAVVAGGGGFIGGHLVGDLLKQGYQVRSVDRKPFSEWYQVHPEAENMIADLNDLANCYKACARADHIYQLAADMGGMGFIETHKAECMLSVLINTHMLMAARDIGCERFFYSSSACVYNADKQTDEDVVALKEEDAYPAMPEDGYGWEKLFSERMCRHFREDFGMVTRVARFHNVYGPFGTWEGGREKAPAAMCRKVLEAKLSGNHNIEIWGDGKQTRSFMYIDDCVKGVQMFLHGDCTEPLNLGSNELVTINGLVDIVEDIAGIKLNRSYNLDAPKGVNGRNSDNTLIKDHFGWEPSIRLRDGMERTYKWIYDDHMKKYNGKVPQRGAAPKGAHIREKELAAAKQ, from the coding sequence ATGGGCCAGGGCAAACTCGCAGTCGTCGCCGGCGGTGGTGGATTCATCGGCGGACATCTCGTTGGCGATCTTCTCAAGCAGGGCTATCAGGTCCGTTCGGTTGACCGCAAGCCATTCTCAGAATGGTATCAGGTCCATCCCGAAGCTGAGAACATGATTGCGGATCTGAACGATCTCGCGAACTGCTACAAGGCCTGCGCACGTGCCGACCATATCTACCAGCTCGCTGCCGATATGGGCGGCATGGGATTCATCGAGACGCACAAGGCAGAGTGCATGCTCTCCGTGCTGATCAACACGCACATGCTGATGGCTGCACGCGATATCGGATGCGAACGCTTCTTCTACTCGTCGTCGGCGTGCGTATACAACGCCGACAAGCAGACAGACGAGGACGTCGTTGCGCTGAAGGAAGAGGACGCGTATCCCGCAATGCCAGAGGACGGATACGGCTGGGAGAAGTTGTTCTCCGAGCGCATGTGCCGCCACTTCCGCGAGGACTTCGGCATGGTCACGCGCGTCGCACGCTTTCACAACGTTTATGGCCCATTCGGCACGTGGGAGGGCGGCCGCGAGAAGGCGCCTGCTGCGATGTGCAGAAAAGTGCTCGAAGCAAAGCTCTCAGGCAACCACAACATCGAGATCTGGGGCGATGGCAAGCAGACACGCTCGTTCATGTACATCGACGACTGCGTCAAGGGCGTGCAGATGTTCCTCCATGGCGATTGCACCGAGCCGCTGAATCTCGGCTCAAACGAGTTGGTCACTATCAACGGGCTCGTCGACATCGTCGAGGATATTGCTGGCATCAAGCTCAACCGCTCGTACAACCTCGATGCTCCCAAGGGCGTGAACGGTCGCAACTCCGACAACACGCTTATCAAGGACCACTTCGGATGGGAGCCATCCATCCGCCTGCGCGACGGGATGGAGCGGACGTACAAGTGGATCTACGACGACCACATGAAGAAGTACAACGGGAAAGTGCCCCAACGCGGCGCAGCACCGAAGGGTGCCCATATTCGCGAGAAGGAACTTGCTGCCGCAAAGCAGTAA
- a CDS encoding carboxymuconolactone decarboxylase family protein codes for MRCNPSSRAGTIRTVVLTAVVSAGVASSAALALAGSFSHDETTSRGFPMVQGERINVFKVMGTSPALLQSYKDVSKNLKEQGSLSQAEINVVLMTAAVENKCKYCTAAHTGGARRNGVEDETIRAIQESTGIADEKLRVLHDFTLRVYETRGRVSDDEIQTFLDAGYTHGQALDVVACLAAKVMTNYANQMAGTPVDEFLQAEIDKMSAAKTW; via the coding sequence ATGCGTTGCAATCCGTCATCACGCGCTGGCACCATTCGCACCGTTGTACTGACAGCAGTTGTTTCAGCAGGAGTTGCGTCTTCAGCAGCTCTCGCGCTTGCTGGTTCATTCTCGCACGATGAGACAACCTCTCGTGGGTTCCCGATGGTGCAGGGCGAGCGCATCAACGTGTTCAAGGTCATGGGCACGTCTCCTGCGCTTCTGCAGTCGTACAAGGACGTCTCGAAGAATCTGAAGGAGCAGGGCTCGCTGTCGCAGGCTGAGATCAATGTCGTTCTGATGACAGCTGCAGTCGAGAACAAGTGCAAGTACTGCACAGCTGCGCACACCGGCGGCGCGCGTCGAAACGGGGTCGAGGACGAGACAATCCGCGCGATCCAGGAGAGTACCGGGATCGCAGACGAGAAACTGCGCGTGCTGCACGACTTTACACTGCGCGTGTACGAGACGCGTGGTCGTGTTTCAGATGATGAGATCCAGACGTTCCTTGATGCTGGGTACACCCACGGGCAGGCGCTCGATGTTGTCGCGTGCCTTGCAGCAAAGGTGATGACAAACTACGCGAACCAGATGGCGGGCACGCCGGTGGACGAGTTCCTGCAGGCAGAGATCGACAAGATGTCCGCAGCGAAGACGTGGTGA
- a CDS encoding mechanosensitive ion channel family protein, producing the protein MNQRFMHIVVCSSLLTRNALGLQTEAPMVTPDQPQGEPVPAGNGGFIDSVLSLSFDDVINVVSMHGPKVLIAIVIFAAAWIVGGWVRRGSLKAMTKAKVEQTLARFISNMARWSILILGIVSVLGYLGVETASFAAVIAALGFAIGMALQGSLGNAAAGVMLLLFRPYKVGDLVTVAGVTGTVDEIELFTTTLDTVDKRRIIVPNGEIFGSVIENMTHHGVRRADVDVGVDYGADIDTTRAVLEKAVERIDGALASPKPTVYLMGLGSSSVDWQVRVWCEPKQYWNVKEAVTRAVKYGLDKADISIPFPQLDVHLDGAMA; encoded by the coding sequence ATGAACCAGAGATTCATGCACATTGTGGTATGTTCTTCCCTCTTGACAAGAAACGCGCTGGGGTTGCAGACTGAAGCGCCCATGGTCACACCTGATCAGCCACAGGGCGAGCCTGTCCCTGCTGGCAACGGCGGTTTCATCGACTCCGTTCTTTCCCTGTCTTTCGATGACGTTATCAATGTTGTATCGATGCACGGCCCGAAGGTGCTGATCGCGATCGTGATCTTTGCAGCGGCATGGATCGTCGGTGGCTGGGTGCGTCGCGGCTCATTGAAAGCAATGACCAAGGCCAAGGTCGAGCAGACGCTTGCTCGCTTCATCTCGAATATGGCGCGATGGTCGATCCTTATCCTTGGAATCGTCTCTGTGCTTGGATATCTTGGCGTCGAGACGGCGAGCTTTGCGGCTGTCATCGCAGCGCTTGGGTTTGCAATCGGCATGGCACTTCAGGGAAGCCTTGGCAACGCGGCTGCTGGCGTCATGCTGCTGCTGTTCAGGCCGTATAAGGTCGGCGATCTTGTGACCGTTGCTGGTGTGACCGGCACTGTCGATGAGATCGAGCTTTTCACAACAACACTCGATACGGTGGACAAGCGCCGAATCATCGTGCCCAACGGCGAGATATTTGGTTCTGTCATCGAGAATATGACCCACCATGGCGTGCGGCGCGCAGATGTTGATGTCGGCGTTGATTACGGCGCGGATATCGATACCACACGCGCTGTACTGGAGAAGGCGGTTGAGCGCATCGATGGCGCGCTCGCATCGCCAAAGCCGACCGTGTACCTGATGGGATTGGGCAGCTCAAGTGTCGACTGGCAGGTGCGCGTGTGGTGCGAGCCGAAGCAATACTGGAACGTGAAAGAAGCGGTCACCCGCGCAGTGAAGTACGGCCTTGATAAAGCGGATATCTCTATCCCGTTCCCGCAACTCGACGTGCATCTGGATGGGGCCATGGCCTAG
- a CDS encoding ammonia-forming cytochrome c nitrite reductase subunit c552 — protein MTRTPPTSIEPKSTQHRRGGAIVLLLVFVMAVIATLLVTWVLVTMFGHKQEARKPFMRVAEVDEITTDPEPWGRNWPHQYDGYKATAGPKFFGGSSAMTESKLEKQPWLKRLYAGYAFSIDYRKARGHAYMLYDQTVTERVTKRSQAGACLHCHTSGTVMYRKAGLEAMGLPADDETLAADFNMAAVIRGFEEVSKKPYAEVLAMVQAAPDGTPNNSQPIAANGQTVTHPDIGGAHPVSCIDCHDPASMKIRVTRPGFVLGVAALAESDEPVPHLPSIEKWRKTDQAERYDPNTLASRQEMRSFVCGQCHVEYYCANKDVLTFPWGKGLKAEQLEAFWDEKKFPDGSFFFDYKHGETGAPVYKVQHPEFELWSQGVHARSGVSCADCHMPYEREGAMKLSSHNVQSPLATVNNSCQQCHNVSESELIARVETIQVRTADLMERAAAAMTDMLDAIMEAKAAGATDLELADIYVLQRKAMWRLDYISSENSRGFHADQEAARILGESIDYSRQAQAAAIRMRAPEPPSIENLPVTPIEGVTRNAMADPGSKQPESGD, from the coding sequence ATGACACGTACACCTCCAACATCAATCGAACCTAAATCGACACAACACCGCCGTGGTGGTGCGATCGTTCTTCTGCTCGTGTTTGTCATGGCGGTGATCGCTACGCTACTGGTTACGTGGGTGCTTGTGACCATGTTCGGGCACAAGCAGGAAGCGCGCAAACCATTTATGCGCGTCGCCGAAGTTGATGAGATCACCACCGATCCGGAGCCATGGGGACGCAACTGGCCCCACCAGTATGACGGGTACAAAGCGACCGCTGGCCCCAAGTTCTTTGGCGGCTCCAGCGCGATGACTGAGAGCAAACTGGAGAAGCAGCCGTGGCTGAAGCGCCTGTATGCAGGGTACGCTTTCAGCATAGATTACCGAAAAGCGCGCGGGCACGCCTACATGCTCTACGACCAGACAGTCACCGAGCGCGTGACCAAGCGAAGTCAGGCCGGCGCGTGCCTGCACTGCCACACGTCGGGCACGGTCATGTACCGCAAAGCAGGTCTTGAAGCAATGGGGTTGCCAGCCGACGACGAAACACTCGCAGCCGATTTCAACATGGCAGCCGTCATTCGCGGGTTCGAGGAGGTCAGCAAAAAGCCGTACGCAGAGGTGTTGGCAATGGTGCAGGCTGCGCCCGATGGCACTCCAAACAACTCGCAGCCAATAGCAGCAAACGGACAGACCGTAACACATCCCGATATCGGCGGCGCGCATCCCGTGAGTTGCATCGATTGCCATGATCCCGCGTCGATGAAGATCCGCGTGACACGACCGGGGTTTGTGCTCGGGGTAGCTGCGCTTGCCGAGAGCGACGAACCCGTCCCGCATCTGCCGTCGATCGAGAAGTGGCGCAAGACCGATCAGGCAGAGCGATACGACCCCAACACACTTGCCAGCCGTCAGGAGATGCGCTCGTTCGTGTGTGGGCAGTGCCACGTTGAGTACTACTGCGCAAACAAAGACGTGCTGACATTCCCTTGGGGCAAGGGTCTCAAAGCCGAGCAACTCGAAGCATTCTGGGATGAGAAGAAGTTCCCGGATGGGTCGTTCTTTTTCGATTACAAGCACGGCGAGACGGGCGCGCCGGTGTACAAGGTGCAACATCCGGAGTTTGAACTGTGGAGTCAGGGAGTGCATGCGCGCAGCGGCGTGTCGTGTGCCGACTGCCACATGCCATACGAGCGAGAGGGCGCAATGAAGCTCTCCAGCCACAACGTGCAAAGCCCGCTTGCGACGGTAAACAACTCGTGCCAGCAGTGCCACAATGTGAGCGAATCCGAACTCATCGCACGAGTGGAGACTATCCAGGTTCGCACAGCGGACCTGATGGAGCGCGCAGCCGCAGCAATGACGGACATGCTAGATGCGATCATGGAAGCAAAGGCCGCTGGTGCAACCGATCTGGAACTCGCGGATATCTACGTGCTCCAGCGCAAAGCGATGTGGCGACTGGATTACATCAGCTCGGAAAACTCTCGCGGATTCCACGCCGATCAGGAAGCAGCGCGTATTCTTGGCGAATCGATCGATTATTCCCGCCAGGCCCAAGCCGCTGCGATCAGGATGCGTGCGCCAGAACCGCCGAGCATCGAGAATCTTCCGGTGACACCGATTGAGGGTGTGACACGCAATGCGATGGCAGATCCGGGATCGAAACAGCCGGAATCAGGAGACTAA
- a CDS encoding aminotransferase class IV, with amino-acid sequence MATVFINGTFVDTNDSDAVNQISLFDAGFQHGVGLFETFLATCEGNTDQPNGAHVTVPNLNAHLSRLAQSAEELNLSKDLNTQALAEAVHQTVAKANLPKSRVRLMITGGDLNMLQRAAAGDAQAHHTPTLMIACQPATDYPAAMFENGVTVAIAKTRANPLNAHESHKTLNYWWRLSELQSAAAQGAAESIVFQVTNHLAGGCVSNLFIVKNGELFTPIARGDEELVASIATAKEGRIASGATVPSPVLPGITRSNVIGAAHDENIPVHRRMLTINELLDADEVFLTNASWTVLPVVRVEGKQIGDGRVGEMTRKMRSTLV; translated from the coding sequence ATGGCAACGGTTTTTATCAATGGGACTTTCGTCGACACCAACGACTCAGACGCGGTCAATCAGATATCACTGTTCGACGCGGGATTTCAGCACGGCGTTGGGTTGTTCGAGACATTCCTTGCAACGTGCGAGGGAAACACAGACCAGCCCAACGGCGCGCATGTCACCGTGCCGAACCTCAACGCACATCTTTCAAGACTTGCGCAGTCCGCGGAAGAACTCAATCTTTCCAAGGATCTCAACACGCAAGCGCTCGCAGAAGCGGTGCATCAGACCGTCGCAAAGGCGAATCTGCCCAAGTCTCGCGTCCGCCTGATGATCACAGGCGGCGATCTGAACATGCTGCAGCGCGCTGCAGCTGGAGATGCGCAAGCGCATCACACGCCGACACTCATGATCGCGTGCCAACCAGCAACAGACTATCCAGCCGCGATGTTCGAGAACGGTGTCACTGTTGCAATCGCAAAGACACGCGCCAATCCACTCAACGCGCACGAGAGCCACAAGACACTCAACTACTGGTGGAGGCTCTCCGAACTGCAGTCGGCAGCCGCGCAAGGTGCTGCTGAATCCATTGTGTTCCAGGTGACGAACCACCTTGCGGGCGGATGCGTGAGCAATCTCTTCATTGTGAAAAATGGCGAGCTTTTCACACCCATCGCTCGCGGCGATGAAGAGCTTGTTGCGAGCATCGCTACTGCAAAGGAAGGGCGCATCGCATCCGGCGCAACTGTGCCCAGCCCGGTGCTGCCCGGCATCACACGATCGAACGTCATCGGAGCTGCGCACGACGAGAACATCCCCGTGCATCGGCGGATGCTGACGATCAATGAACTGCTCGACGCGGACGAGGTGTTCCTGACAAACGCGAGCTGGACGGTGCTGCCCGTTGTGCGAGTGGAAGGGAAGCAGATCGGAGACGGGCGAGTGGGAGAGATGACACGGAAGATGCGGAGTACGCTCGTGTAA
- a CDS encoding A/G-specific adenine glycosylase, with the protein MTRPAVKRPATSRSAPSAPAASSIGPDRSGATRFEQRSSVDFHSIADRLSAWFAENARELPWRKLPLGSPRDPYACLVSELMLQQTQVSRVIDRFSAFMARFPTADDLARAAEADVLAMWSGLGYYRRARHLHNLAKAVVDRFDSVTPTDFDDLRSLPGVGRYTAGAVASMSSGQRVGAVDANAIRVFLRLLGSDADPKLAQTQQMLADYGDDLARAADHAGIINEAVMELGATVCTPARGKGASATSPSPNCAACPISAHCAAFEENKQREIPLVVVTASARKTKPRTEKRELHIAAAIIMDAKGRVLMRQRAAGASHTTSMWAGMYELPAVETLDTKPSKAALAKELGIASNLLVLRETIQHETTHRAVTARVYQCDHIPRDWKPSSGWLNPVWVNTRKLETLGLSSLHRKMAEMGLA; encoded by the coding sequence ATGACCCGCCCGGCCGTGAAACGTCCTGCAACTTCGCGATCAGCCCCATCCGCGCCAGCAGCCAGTTCCATCGGGCCGGATCGCAGTGGTGCTACCCGATTCGAACAACGCTCGTCGGTCGATTTTCATTCCATCGCAGACCGACTTTCGGCATGGTTTGCGGAAAATGCCCGGGAGTTGCCATGGCGGAAGCTCCCGCTCGGCTCACCCAGAGACCCGTACGCCTGCCTTGTCTCAGAACTCATGCTCCAGCAGACCCAGGTTTCGCGCGTCATTGATCGGTTCAGCGCGTTCATGGCCCGGTTCCCGACCGCTGATGATCTCGCCCGAGCCGCCGAGGCGGACGTGCTGGCGATGTGGTCGGGGCTCGGGTACTACCGCCGGGCACGCCATCTACACAATCTCGCAAAAGCAGTGGTGGATCGATTCGATAGTGTGACACCCACGGACTTTGATGACCTGCGGTCACTCCCCGGCGTGGGCAGATACACAGCGGGTGCTGTGGCATCAATGTCCTCGGGCCAGCGCGTGGGGGCGGTGGATGCCAATGCCATACGTGTGTTCCTGCGACTACTCGGGAGTGACGCGGATCCGAAGCTGGCACAGACACAGCAGATGCTTGCGGACTATGGCGATGATCTTGCGCGCGCAGCAGATCACGCGGGAATTATCAATGAAGCAGTCATGGAACTCGGCGCAACCGTCTGCACGCCGGCGCGCGGGAAGGGCGCAAGCGCGACCAGTCCATCTCCCAACTGTGCAGCGTGTCCGATCTCCGCGCACTGCGCAGCGTTCGAGGAGAACAAGCAGCGGGAGATCCCGTTGGTTGTTGTTACAGCATCTGCGCGCAAGACAAAGCCGAGAACCGAGAAACGCGAGCTCCATATTGCAGCCGCCATCATCATGGACGCAAAGGGGCGCGTATTGATGCGTCAGCGGGCTGCGGGCGCATCGCACACCACATCCATGTGGGCTGGGATGTACGAGCTACCCGCGGTGGAAACGCTCGATACAAAGCCGAGCAAAGCTGCGCTCGCGAAGGAGCTCGGCATCGCGTCGAATCTGCTTGTGCTGCGAGAAACGATCCAGCACGAGACAACGCACCGCGCGGTCACCGCGCGCGTGTATCAATGCGATCACATACCGAGAGACTGGAAACCGAGTTCCGGTTGGCTCAACCCTGTGTGGGTGAACACGAGGAAACTGGAAACGCTTGGATTGTCGTCGCTGCACCGGAAGATGGCGGAGATGGGGCTAGCGTGA
- a CDS encoding TIGR00159 family protein has product MQLLQPIQNLLNRVTGYPIWEVALELLVIWVLVYALVRFVQGTRAAGAMKGMLVIFLVLLVLARLLSGGGDDGGRSLQRIAYLYDKLAALVALGLVVVFQPELRRALIRVGEASFFRSSPTEVSRVIDAIEQACKLLSRAKFGGIIAIERQAGLGTLADTGTKIGAEVSAPLLQTIFYPGTALHDLAVIIRGTVVAAAGVQLPMAEPGDMPDPSFGARHRAAVGLTKECDAIVVVVSEETGNIRIAERGKLSRPLDHEELRAELKLRLATTTNGKAKTAAEEATERILEAAEVATTVPTNTKETSAKEEPKQEQKTTGEEAA; this is encoded by the coding sequence ATGCAGTTGCTCCAGCCCATCCAGAACCTGCTCAATCGGGTCACGGGATATCCGATCTGGGAGGTGGCGCTCGAACTGCTGGTGATCTGGGTGCTGGTCTACGCGCTGGTGCGCTTTGTGCAGGGCACTCGTGCAGCCGGCGCAATGAAGGGCATGCTCGTTATCTTCCTTGTGTTGCTGGTTCTTGCACGACTTCTTTCCGGTGGTGGTGACGACGGCGGGCGGAGCCTGCAGCGCATCGCATATCTGTACGACAAACTCGCAGCGCTGGTTGCGCTCGGTCTTGTTGTCGTGTTTCAACCCGAGCTTCGCCGCGCCCTCATCCGGGTGGGAGAAGCATCATTCTTCCGCTCCTCACCAACCGAGGTATCGCGTGTAATTGACGCGATTGAGCAGGCGTGCAAGCTGCTCTCGCGTGCAAAGTTTGGCGGCATTATTGCCATTGAGCGCCAGGCGGGACTCGGCACGCTTGCGGATACAGGAACAAAGATTGGTGCGGAAGTGTCAGCGCCGCTGCTGCAGACAATCTTTTATCCGGGCACCGCACTGCATGATCTCGCAGTGATTATTCGTGGAACGGTTGTTGCAGCTGCTGGCGTGCAGCTTCCCATGGCTGAACCGGGCGACATGCCGGACCCTAGCTTTGGCGCTCGTCATCGGGCAGCGGTCGGGCTCACAAAGGAGTGTGATGCGATCGTTGTTGTTGTTTCGGAAGAAACAGGGAACATTCGCATCGCAGAGCGGGGCAAGCTGTCGCGGCCGCTTGATCACGAGGAGCTTCGCGCGGAACTGAAGCTGCGCCTTGCAACTACAACCAATGGCAAGGCCAAAACCGCTGCTGAAGAAGCGACAGAACGCATCCTTGAAGCTGCTGAGGTTGCAACAACGGTGCCAACAAACACGAAGGAAACCAGCGCGAAGGAAGAGCCAAAGCAGGAACAGAAAACCACGGGCGAGGAGGCGGCATGA
- a CDS encoding response regulator codes for MNDEATSTESATEGLLTGARIVVVDDDIDIADSMRLALTTEGAQVRIVSDGNAAVRTILDDKPDLVVLDMMLPKRSGFLVLEQIKGYEDSPIVIMVTANEGKRHQTYAESVGVDRYLQKPVPLTLLIETVKELLDARR; via the coding sequence ATGAATGACGAGGCAACATCAACCGAATCTGCAACAGAAGGCCTGCTGACAGGCGCGCGCATTGTTGTTGTCGATGACGACATTGACATCGCCGATTCCATGCGTCTGGCACTCACGACCGAGGGGGCGCAGGTCCGCATCGTGAGTGATGGCAATGCAGCTGTGCGCACGATTCTGGACGACAAACCCGATCTTGTTGTACTCGACATGATGCTGCCGAAGCGTTCGGGATTCCTTGTCCTTGAGCAGATCAAGGGATACGAGGACTCGCCGATCGTGATTATGGTGACCGCGAACGAGGGCAAGCGTCATCAGACGTATGCTGAGAGCGTTGGCGTAGATCGCTACCTGCAGAAACCTGTGCCGCTGACGCTGCTGATCGAGACAGTCAAGGAACTGCTCGACGCGCGACGGTGA
- a CDS encoding lysophospholipid acyltransferase family protein translates to MPKLSKHDDSLKAHAQFWAMRMALGSLMVAPRDILIPTAGKIGSTFATAKINSRGFRRATVNLRTAFPHWTDEEIHYCARSSYDQLLRLGVELNLGERLITPDGWTHRVHVGNVRNELRDLIEGEPVILITAHVGNWEVIGQTVAMLGFPMHALYRKLDLEPLDRWVRKSREKHGLTLIDKFGAVDLMPDIVRKGAPVGFVADQNGGDRGVFVPFFGRLTSTYKSIALLALQFNARILCGMARRVTSSKEIEEYWPDHLRRDHNTTYRFAFEAIDSFGKEDWTTHSDPVFYICARYRRAVETMVRRAPEQYLWMHRIWRSRPLHERKQKPFPDSLRAKLEELPWMESGMIEAVRDRSDRDTVLLAQSGRSRFDEPIPDPV, encoded by the coding sequence ATGCCCAAGCTCTCCAAGCACGATGACTCACTCAAAGCCCACGCGCAGTTCTGGGCAATGCGCATGGCGCTCGGCAGCCTGATGGTTGCACCACGCGACATCCTCATCCCCACAGCAGGAAAGATCGGGAGCACGTTCGCAACCGCAAAGATCAACTCGCGGGGATTCAGGAGGGCAACCGTGAACTTGCGCACAGCGTTCCCCCACTGGACGGACGAGGAGATCCACTATTGCGCACGCTCAAGCTATGACCAGTTGCTCAGGCTGGGGGTTGAGCTCAATCTGGGTGAGCGCCTGATCACGCCGGACGGCTGGACGCATCGCGTGCATGTTGGCAATGTGCGGAATGAGCTGCGCGACCTGATCGAGGGTGAGCCTGTCATCCTCATCACCGCGCACGTCGGCAACTGGGAGGTCATCGGCCAAACCGTCGCGATGCTCGGGTTCCCCATGCACGCGCTGTATCGAAAGCTTGATCTTGAGCCTCTTGATCGCTGGGTGCGAAAATCGCGCGAGAAGCACGGGCTGACACTGATAGACAAGTTCGGCGCGGTCGACCTGATGCCGGACATTGTGCGCAAAGGCGCACCGGTGGGGTTCGTCGCGGACCAGAACGGTGGTGATCGCGGCGTGTTCGTGCCGTTCTTCGGCAGGCTCACCAGCACGTACAAGTCCATCGCGCTGCTCGCGCTCCAGTTCAATGCGCGCATCTTGTGCGGCATGGCACGGCGTGTCACGAGCAGCAAGGAAATAGAGGAATACTGGCCCGATCATCTGCGCCGCGACCACAACACAACATACAGGTTCGCGTTCGAAGCGATTGACAGCTTTGGTAAGGAAGACTGGACGACCCACTCAGATCCTGTGTTCTATATCTGCGCGCGATACCGCAGAGCAGTCGAGACGATGGTGCGAAGAGCACCTGAGCAGTACCTGTGGATGCATCGAATCTGGCGGAGCAGACCATTGCACGAGCGAAAGCAGAAGCCGTTCCCTGACTCACTGCGCGCCAAACTGGAAGAACTCCCGTGGATGGAGAGCGGGATGATTGAAGCTGTCAGGGACAGATCTGATCGGGACACCGTGCTGCTGGCACAATCCGGACGTTCACGGTTTGATGAACCGATCCCGGACCCTGTTTGA
- the nrfH gene encoding cytochrome c nitrite reductase small subunit, whose protein sequence is MTRMGLLAIAVSVACGTFGGVGAFTFGYGEGAAYLSNNPASCANCHVMQAHYDSWLKSSHENVATCNDCHLPHHPLGKWITKADNGFFHSLAFTTGDFHEPIQIKQRNRTVTQQACLHCHSEYVNHMLPAEPGGDMLMCIHCHSDVGHSQR, encoded by the coding sequence ATGACCCGTATGGGTTTGCTGGCGATCGCGGTGTCAGTTGCGTGTGGTACGTTTGGCGGTGTGGGCGCGTTCACCTTTGGGTACGGCGAGGGCGCGGCCTATCTCAGCAATAACCCAGCTTCGTGTGCGAACTGCCATGTCATGCAGGCGCATTACGACTCATGGCTGAAGTCGAGCCACGAGAATGTCGCCACGTGCAACGACTGCCATCTCCCGCATCATCCGCTGGGCAAATGGATCACCAAGGCCGACAATGGGTTCTTCCACTCGCTCGCGTTTACCACGGGCGACTTCCACGAACCGATCCAGATTAAGCAGCGCAATCGCACCGTGACGCAGCAAGCCTGCCTGCACTGCCACAGTGAGTATGTCAACCACATGCTCCCGGCTGAGCCCGGCGGCGACATGCTGATGTGCATCCACTGTCATTCGGACGTTGGTCATTCTCAGCGATAG